A genomic region of Gossypium hirsutum isolate 1008001.06 chromosome D01, Gossypium_hirsutum_v2.1, whole genome shotgun sequence contains the following coding sequences:
- the LOC107933033 gene encoding zinc finger CCCH domain-containing protein 2, producing MTTVYDPSHHLTSKKLCFKDLEIPPRKKQLHCCHKAAAMELPHHEARLHKYLPSNEDDDGTDDPYGTDHFRMYEFKVRRCTRSRSHDWTDCPFAHPGEKARRRDPIRYQYSSTICSDHRRGGGCPRGDDCEFAHGVFECWLHPTRYRTEACKDGKNCKRKVCFFAHSSRELRLLPESPPPLKYKNLDNNYNHCCLFCRSVTSSSSLSPTSTLLGLSHFSRSPSLSPPLSPLGHQQRTPRYGGDRLSKFGTEMTSSYDDVLLKEVMSCLGTMNLSEASSPMATTANTNIPWLDVSFKGAPSMESPSGSGEYFNGGGDDEKNNGNGVVLDHDLDLGWVNELLM from the coding sequence ATGACCACTGTTTATGACCCTTCACACCATCTCACCTCCAAAAAATTGTGTTTCAAGGACCTTGAAATCCCTCCAAGGAAAAAGCAACTCCATTGTTGCCACAAAGCCGCCGCCATGGAACTTCCCCACCACGAAGCTAGGCTCCACAAATACCTTCCTTCCAATGAAGACGATGACGGCACCGATGATCCATACGGCACCGACCATTTCCGTATGTACGAGTTCAAAGTAAGAAGATGTACAAGGAGCCGTAGTCATGACTGGACTGACTGTCCCTTCGCTCATCCCGGAGAAAAAGCCCGCCGTCGTGACCCTATTCGGTACCAATACTCCTCCACCATCTGTTCTGACCACCGCCGTGGCGGTGGTTGCCCTCGCGGCGATGACTGTGAGTTCGCTCATGGAGTGTTTGAGTGTTGGCTACACCCTACACGTTACAGAACCGAAGCTTGTAAAGATGGTAAGAATTGCAAGCGTAAGGTTTGTTTCTTTGCTCACTCGTCACGTGAGCTTCGTCTCTTGCCGGAATCACCACCGCCATTGAAGTATAAAAACCTTGACAACAACTATAACCATTGCTGCTTGTTTTGTCGGTCGGTTACATCGTCGTCGTCGTTGTCCCCGACAAGCACTCTCTTGGGTTTATCTCATTTCTCGAGATCCCCATCCCTGTCACCGCCTCTATCTCCCTTAGGACACCAGCAAAGAACACCAAGGTACGGCGGTGATCGTCTTAGTAAATTTGGAACCGAAATGACAAGCAGTTACGATGATGTTTTGTTGAAGGAAGTCATGAGTTGTTTAGGAACCATGAATTTGTCCGAAGCATCTTCACCAATGGCTACTACTGCAAATACGAACATTCCATGGCTTGATGTTTCATTCAAAGGAGCTCCTTCAATGGAAAGTCCTTCTGGTTCTGGTGAATATTTCAATGGTGGTGGTGATGATGAGAAAAACAAtggaaacggtgtcgttttggatCATGATCTTGACCTCGGGTGGGTTAATGAGCTCTTGATGTAG
- the LOC107933092 gene encoding 26S proteasome non-ATPase regulatory subunit 2 homolog A, producing the protein MSDQKNDAGTSQANAPANDPKKKEDQKKKDDEDLSEEDLALKQQLELYVERVQDSDPGLQKVALESMRHEIRTSTSSMTSVPKPLKFLRPHYGTLKAFYETMPESDLKKYLADILSVLALTMSAEGERESLKYRLLGSEGDIGSWGHEYVRNLAGEIAQEYGKRQSEEAAIEDLMELVQQIVSFHMKHNAEPEAVDLLMEVEDLDLLIEHVDKTNFKRTCLYLTSSARYLPGPDDMLVLDIAYTIYLKFEEFASALQIALSLDNMQHVRQVFRSCDNQLKKMQFCYILARHGITFELDDDMVADDDERETLQDIINNTKLSESYLTLARDIEVMEPKSPEDIYKAHLLDGRASAGASVDSARQNLAATFVNAFVNAGFGQDKLMTAPADSSIGGSSGNWLFKNKEHGKTSAAASLGMILLWDVDSGLAQIDKYFHSNDNHVIAGALLGVGIVNCGVKNDCDPALALLSDYISKEDSSVRIGAIMGLGIAYAGAQNEQIRSSLTLILNDAKAPLDVIAFTAISLGLIYVGSCNEEVAQAIIFALMDRSESELGEPLTRLLPLALGLLYLGKQERVEATAEVSKTFNEKIRKYCDMTLLSCAYAGTGNVLKVQNLLGHCAQHLEKGETHQGPAVLGIAMVAMAEELGLDMSIRSLEHLLQYGEQNIRRAVPLALGLLCISNPKVNVMDTLSRLSHDSDSEVAMAAVISLGLIGAGTNNARIAGMLRNLSSYYYKDASLLFCVRIAQGLVHLGKGLLTLNPYHSDRFLLSPTALAGLVTMLHACLDMKAMVLGKYHYVLYFIVLAMQPRMLMTVDENLKPLSVPVRVGQAVDVVGQAGRPKTITGFQTHSTPVLLAAGDRAELATEKYIPLSPILEGHVILKENPDYREDS; encoded by the exons ATGTCGGATCAGAAAAACGACGCCGGAACTTCTCAGGCGAATGCTCCGGCGAATGATCCAAAGAAGAAAGAGGACCAAAAGAAGAAAGATGATGAGGATCTG TCGGAGGAGGATTTGGCTTTGAAACAACAGTTGGAGTTATATGTAGAGAGAGTTCAGGATTCCGATCCTGGGTTACAGAAAGTAGCTCTTGAGAGCATGAG GCATGAAATCCGGACTTCAACAAGCTCTATGACTTCTGTTCCGAAGCCATTGAAGTTTCTCCGTCCTCATTATGGAACCCTAAAAGCTTTTTACGAGACAATGCCAGAATCTGATTTAAAG AAATACTTGGCCGATATCCTGTCTGTGTTGGCACTGACCATGTCTGCAGAGGGAGAGCGG GAGAGTTTGAAGTACAGATTGTTGGGTTCAGAAGGTGATATTGGTTCGTGGGGTCATGAGTATGTGAG GAACTTGGCTGGAGAAATTGCACAAGAGTATGGGAAGCGACAG AGTGAAGAGGCTGCAATTGAAGATCTAATGGAGCTTGTGCAACAGATTGTGTCATTTCACATGAAG CACAATGCTGAACCTGAAGCTGTTGATCTCTTGATGGAG GTTGAGGATCTTGACCTTTTAATTGAGCATGTTGATAAGACAAATTTCAAGAGAACTTGTCTATACCTCACCAGTTCTGCTAG ATACCTTCCTGGACCAGATGACATGTTAGTTTTGGATATTGCATACACAATATATCTTAAGTTTGAGGAATTCGCGAGTGCACTTCAAATTGCACTTTCCCTTGACAACATGCAG CATGTGAGACAGGTGTTTAGATCTTGTGATAATCAGCTAAAGAAGATGCAATTTTGCTACATTCTTGCTCGACAT GGGATCACCTTTGAGCTTGATGATGATATGGTTGCAGATGATGATGAAAGAGAGACTTTACAGGATATCATCAACAATACTAAATTAAGTGAAAGTTATCTCACCCTTGCTCGTGATATCGAGGTTATGGAGCCTAAATCTCCAGAAGATATCTATAAG GCTCACTTGCTTGATGGCCGTGCTAGTGCTGGTGCAAGTGTTGATTCAGCTAGACAGAATTTGGCTGCTACGTTCGTCAATGCATTTGTTAATGCTGGTTTTGGCCAG GATAAGTTAATGACAGCACCAGCAGACTCTTCAATTGGTGGTTCATCTGGAAATTGGCTTTTCAAAAACAAAGAACACGGGAAGACCAGTGCCGCAGCAAGTCTG GGTATGATTCTATTGTGGGATGTCGACTCTGGGCTTGCTCAGATCGACAAGTATTTCCATAGCAACGATAACCATGTGATTGCTGGAGCATTATTAGGAGTTGGGATTGTCAATTGCGGTGTTAAGAATGATTGTGACCCT GCACTGGCTCTATTGAGTGATTATATTAGTAAAGAGGATTCTTCAGTTCGTATTGGTGCAATTATGGGTTTGGGAATTGCATATGCTGGTGCCCAGAATGAGCAG ATCCGTAGCAGCTTGACTCTGATACTTAATGATGCAAAGGCTCCCCTTGATGTGATAGCATTTACTGCAATTTCATTGGGTTTGATATACGTGGGTTCCTGCAATGAGGAGGTTGCACAGGCTATTATATTTGCTTTAATGGACCGAAGTGAGTCAGAGTTGGGGGAGCCTCTCACTCGTCTTCTGCCACTTGCTCTTGGTCTTTTATACCTTGGGAAGCAG GAAAGAGTGGAGGCGACTGCGGAGGTCTCAAAGACGTTcaatgaaaaaataagaaaatattgtGATATGACACTACTTTCTTGTGCTTATGCTGGAACTGGGAATGTTCTGAAG GTCCAAAACCTTCTTGGTCATTGTGCTCAGCATCTTGAGAAGGGCGAAACCCACCAAGGTCCAGCTGTGCTTGGTATCGCCATGGTAGCAATGGCTGAAGAATTGGGTCTTGATATGTCAATTCGTTCACTAGAGCATCTTTTGCAGTATGGTGAGCAGAATATCCGTCGTGCAGTTCCTTTGGCTCTTGGTCTTCTTTGTATATCAAACCCAAAG GTTAATGTTATGGACACATTAAGCAGGCTTAGTCATGATTCGGATTCAGAAGTTGCAATG GCTGCAGTTATCTCCTTGGGTTTAATAGGTGCTGGAACCAATAATGCTCGCATTGCTGGCATGCTTCGCAATCTTTCAAGTTATTACTACAAGGATGCTAGCCTTCTCTTTTGT GTGCGAATTGCTCAAGGTTTAGTTCATTTGGGGAAGGGTCTATTGACTCTTAATCCATATCATTCTGACCGCTTTTTGCTATCACC GACTGCACTTGCTGGTTTGGTTACAATGTTGCACGCATGCCTCGATATGAAAGCTATGGTACTGGGAAAATACCATTATGTCCTCTACTTCATTGTTCTGGCAATGCAG CCAAGGATGTTGATGACCGTCGACGAAAACCTCAAACCTCTATCGGTCCCAGTCCGTGTAGGTCAAGCTGTTGATGTTGTTGGGCAGGCTGGTCGACCCAAGACTATCACTGGCTTCCAAACTCATTCCACTCCGGTTCTTCTTGCTGCCGGTGATAGAGCAGAACTGGCTACCGAAAA GTATATTCCCCTTTCACCCATCCTGGAGGGGCATGTTATTTTGAAAGAAAACCCAGACTACAGAGAGGATAGTTAA
- the LOC107933038 gene encoding transcription activator GLK1: MLAVSPLRNNTSKDDDEGEMESTFTISSDEFPDFADGNLLESIDFDDLFLSIDVDGDVLPDLELDPEILAVLPPAGEESEMNASGEKTEESDNQRKDEEENKVSTSKGDEETVSKREEPKAVKTGSKDGDKGRKSSIKGKSNNNNQGTRKVKVDWTPELHRRFVQAVEQLGVDKAVPSRILELMGIDCLTRHNIASHLQKYRSHRKHLLAREAEAASWIHRRQIYGSATPVGGGGKRDVNHWLPPTMGFPPSASPMHHQNHLFRPLHVWGHPTMDQSLMHLWPKHLAPPPPPPRPAWGPPPPADPSFWHHQHHRVPNGQTPGTPCFPPPLTAAPTRFGAVPVPGIPPHHAMYKADTGIGVPASQLRRHPLVDLHPSKESIDAAIGDVLSKPWLPLPIGLKPPSTDGVLVELQRQGVPKIPPSCA; encoded by the exons aTGCTAGCTGTGTCACCTTTGAGGAACAACACAAGCAAAGATGATGACGAAGGAGAGATGGAGAGTACTTTCACAATCAGCTCCGACGAGTTCCCGGATTTCGCTGACGGGAACTTACTTGAAAGTATCGATTTCGACGATCTTTTTCTCAGCATCGATGTTGATGGCGACGTCTTACCTGATTTGGAGTTGGACCCCGAAATTTTGGCTGTATTGCCCCCCGCCGGCGAGGAATCGGAGATGAATGCGTCGGGAGAAAAAACCGAGGAAAGTGATAATCAgaggaaagatgaagaagaaaataaggTTTCGACGAGTAAAGGCGACGAGGAAACCGTCAGTAAAAGAGAGGAGCCTAAAGCAGTTAAAACAGGCTCTAAAGATGGTGATAAGGGAAGAAAATCGTCAATAAAAGGAAAGAGCAACAACAACAATCAAGGCACTCGAAAAGTGAAG GTGGATTGGACGCCGGAGCTTCACCGGAGATTTGTACAAGCGGTGGAGCAGCTAGGGGTGGACAAGGCGGTGCCGTCGAGAATTTTAGAGCTTATGGGAATTGATTGTCTCACTCGCCATAACATCGCCAGCCATCTTCaa AAATATAGATCTCATAGGAAGCATTTACTAGCTCGTGAAGCGGAGGCGGCAAGTTGGATACACAGACGGCAAATATATGGCAGCGCTACGCCGGTTGGTGGAGGAGGGAAGCGAGATGTGAACCATTGGCTTCCACCCACAATGGGTTTCCCGCCATCAGCTTCACCCATGCACCACCAGAACCACCTTTTTAGGCCATTGCATGTATGGGGTCATCCCACTATGGATCAGTCTTTAATGCACTTATGGCCAAAACACTTAGCACCCCCTCCGCCACCACCACGGCCAGCTTGGGGACCTCCACCACCGGCAGACCCTAGCTTTTGGCACCATCAGCACCACCGT GTACCAAATGGACAAACCCCGGGAACACCGTGCTTTCCACCCCCATTGACGGCGGCACCAACG AGATTTGGTGCAGTACCGGTGCCGGGCATTCCTCCCCACCATGCAATGTACAAAGCTGACACCGGCATCGGTGTCCCGGCCAGCCAATTACGTCGCCACCCTCTAGTCGACTTACATCCG TCGAAAGAGAGCATCGATGCCGCTATCGGAGACGTTTTATCGAAACCGTGGCTGCCGCTTCCTATCGGGCTGAAACCGCCATCAACGGATGGCGTTTTGGTGGAGCTACAACGTCAAGGAGTCCCAAAGATACCACCTTCTTGTGCTTGA